In Solea senegalensis isolate Sse05_10M linkage group LG6, IFAPA_SoseM_1, whole genome shotgun sequence, one genomic interval encodes:
- the pou4f2 gene encoding POU domain, class 4, transcription factor 2 — protein MMMMSLNSKQPFAMAHTSLPEPKYSLHSSSSSTLTSNAPSSCSSSRHSNTIISSSSEAMRRACLPTPPSNIFGGLDESLLARAEALAAVDIVSQTKSHHHPPHHSPFKPDATYHTMNTLPCTSSSSSSSVPISHPSALSGHHHHHHHHHHHQPHQALEGDLLDHITPGLALGAMAGPDGSVVSTAAHPAHMAGMNHMHQAAINMAHAHGLPPHMGMNDVDADPRDLEAFAERFKQRRIKLGVTQADVGAALASLKIPGVGSLSQSTICRFESLTLSHNNMIALKPILQAWLEEAEKSHREKLNKPELFNGAEKKRKRTSIAAPEKRSLEAYFAIQPRPSSEKIAAIAEKLDLKKNVVRVWFCNQRQKQKRMKYSACV, from the exons atgatgatgatgtctctCAACAGCAAGCAGCCTTTCGCCATGGCTCACACCAGCTTGCCCGAACCCAAGTACTCGTTGcattcctcctcatcctccacgCTGACTTCCAATGCACCTTCCTCCTGCTCGTCCTCCCGACACAGCAAcaccatcatcagcagcagctcggAGGCGATGCGGCGAGCCTGTCTCCCAACCCCACCG AGCAATATATTCGGAGGCTTGGATGAGAGTTTGTTGGCCCGAGCTGAAGCTCTAGCGGCGGTGGATATAGTCTCGCAGACCAAGAGCCACCACCACCCTCCACACCACAGTCCCTTCAAGCCGGACGCAACCTACCACACCATGAACACTCTCCCCTGcacctcgtcttcctcctcctcctcggtgCCTATCTCTCATCCGTCCGCCTTGTCTggccaccaccatcaccaccaccatcaccaccaccaccagcctcACCAGGCGCTGGAAGGAGACCTGCTGGACCACATCACCCCGGGACTGGCACTAGGCGCCATGGCTGGGCCGGATGGCTCGGTGGTTTCCACGGCTGCACACCCTGCCCACATGGCGGGCATGAACCACATGCACCAGGCAGCCATCAACATGGCTCATGCCCACGGGCTACCGCCGCACATGGGCATGAATGATGTGGACGCCGATCCAAGGGACTTGGAAGCGTTCGCGGAGAGGTTTAAGCAGAGACGGATCAAACTCGGGGTTACGCAGGCGGATGTAGGGGCAGCTTTGGCCAGCCTTAAGATTCCTGGGGTGGGCTCCCTCAGCCAAAGCACCATTTGCCGATTCGAGtccctcacactctcacacaacaACATGATCGCGTTGAAGCCCATCCTGCAAGCGTGGCTAgaagaagccgagaaatcacaCAGGGAGAAACTTAATAAACCCGAGTTGTTCAACGGCGCTGAGAAAAAGAGGAAGCGCACGTCGATAGCTGCGCCGGAGAAGCGATCACTGGAGGCCTACTTTGCCATTCAGCCGCGTCCCTCATCGGAGAAAATCGCAGCAATCGCAGAAAAGCTGGACCTGAAAAAGAACGTGGTGCGGGTCTGGTTTTGCAACCAGCGGCAGAAACAGAAACGAATGAAATACTCAGCATGCGTCTAG